The genomic interval GTTTTCAATTTTTGAACTGGCAGAAACATCCTGACGAATGATTTCAAAACTTTGAGAAATTTGAGGCTGATAGTATTGATAAATGACCTGGTCAATGGACTCAAAGTTACGATAAAAAGCCATTCTGCTAACTCCGGCTCTCTTACAAACGTTTGAAACGGTGAGTTGAGCAAGATTTTTCGGTTTTTCAAATGTTTTTTGAATTCCTAATAGTTGCAAAATTGCTGTAGTAATAAAATCTTTTGTATCGTTTTTGATAGTTTGGGAATAGTTTGTCGCTGCCATTACACTTCTCCTGATTGTGTCACACAAGCTTTTCAAAGGCTTGTATTTTTTACACTTCTATCGTACAATAATTTTACATAAGTTTCAAGTGTAACAGATGTGAATTAAGAAAAATAGAGGAAAAAATTAAATGACAAATACAAATAAAAAAACAATTGTTGTTACAGGTGGTTCTGGATATATTGCTATGTTTATCATGATTGCTTTATTGAAAAAAGGCTATCGAGTACGGGCGACATTGCGGACGATGTCTCGACAAGAAGAAGTGAAAAAAATGATGGCACAAGGCGGAATTTCAGATTTTACAGATTTAGATTTTGTCCAAACTGATTTGACAAAAGAAGAAGGATGGAGTCAAGCCATGACTGGTGTTGATTCTGTGATTCATGTGGCTTCACCAACACCTTTGCAACGTCCTGACGCTGATGATTTAATGGTGAAAATGGCTGTGGATGGAGTGAAGTTTGTGATGAAAGCAGCCAAGAAAGCAGGAGTTAAACGAGTGGTTTTGACCTCAGCATCGGGAGCAGTTTTAGCGGGGCATAAGGATCATCCAGAAATCTTCACAGAGAAAGGTTGGACAAATCTTGATGCTCCAATTAATGCCTACCAACGTTCTAAAACGATGGCGGAAATGGAGTTTTGGAAACTTGCAGAAGCTTATGGTATTGAAGGAGCATCGGTTTTACCTACAGCTGTTATGGGTCCAATTCTTGGAAATGATTTTTCACATTCTAGTGCGGCTATAAAAAATATGTTTGAAGGTAAAATGCCCAGACTTTTAAATTTAGCATTTGATTATGTTGACGTTCGTGATGTTGCTGATTTACATTTGCTAGCTCTTGAAAAAAATGAAGCGATTGGTCAGCGTTTCATTGCAACTTCAGGCCAAAATATTACTTACAAAAAGCAAGCTGAGTTTTTGAAAAAGGAATTTGGTACAAAAGCTAAAAAAGTATCTACTCAGGTAATTCCCGACTTTTTAGTCAAAATTTTAGCTCGATTTGATAAAAGTTTGGCGATGCCAGCTACATTTTTGGGGCAAAACACAGCTTGTTCAAATGAAAAATCAGTTAAACTTTTAGGCTGGAAACCACGTTCAGGTGAAGCAGCGATTATTCAAACGGCACAAACGATGTTGGATTTGGGAGTTATTAAAGTTGATTAAGAAAATTATAGTTTTGAAAATTTTCTATTTCCGAACGTTGTAAGCTAAAAAAGACCAAAGTCAGACTTCTGATCTTTTTCTTCTCTCTAAAAAAGTCTAAAATAGAAACATATTGTGAAAAAAATTGGAGAGAAAAATGCATCCACATTTAAAAGAAGTTTTATTTACCAGAGAACAAATTGCCGAACGTGTCAAAGAGCTTGCGGAAGTTGTTTCACGCGATTATGAAGGAAAAAATCCACTTGTTGTTGGAATATTAAAAGGGTCAATCATGTTTACGGTTGATTTGCTTAAAGAATTATCAATTGATGCTGAAGTTGATTTTATGGATGTTACCAGTTATGGTTATGGGATTTCATCTTCTGGAGAAGTTAGAATTTTGAAAGATTTATCAACCGTGGCTCATGGACGTGATATTTTGATTGTTGAAGATATCATTGACACTGGAAATACTTTGCTCTATCTTAAAAAATTGCTGACAGGACGTCAAGCACATTCAGTAAAAATTATCTCTTTATTAGATAAACCAAGTGGTCGTAAAGTTGATATTGACGCTGATTATGTTGGCTTTGAAGTACCGGATGCCTTTATTGTGGGCTATGGAATTGATTATGCCGAACGTTACCGTCAGTTGCCATATATTGGAATTTTCAATGAAGAGTTTTTAATTAAAGACTAAAAGTAATTTCCGAACAATTATAATAAAAAAAGCCCAGTTTTAAAACTGGTGCTTTTTATTTCCAAACGATAAATGTAAAATAAAGACATGATAAATATTTACTGACAGTTCTGTCAGTTCTTTTATAAGAAAAATATTACTGACAGAATTGTCAGCAGAAAACTTGGAGGAAATCATGTCAAAACGTGCACTTATCAGTGTTTCAGACAAAGAAGGTATTGTAGAATTTGCTAAGAAAATTCGAGAATTTGGTTGGGAAATTATCTCAACGGGTGGAACGAAAGCCGTTTTGGACCAAGAAGAAATTCCGAATATTGCAATCGATGAAGTAACAGGATTTCCAGAAATGATGGATGGGCGCCTTAAAACATTGCATCCACTAATTCATGGAGCCCTTCTTGGACGTAGAGATTTGGAAAGTCACATGGAATCAATGACAGAACATCATATTTCTCCAATTGATTTGGTTGTTGTGAACTTATATCCCTTCAAAGAAACTTTGCTTGCTGGGGGCAGTCAAGCAGAAATGATTGAGAAGATTGATATTGGTGGTCCTTCAATGTTGCGTTCAGCAGCTAAAAATCATGCGTCAGTCACAGTCGTTTGTGACCCAAATGATTATGAAAAAGTACTGACAGAGCTGTCAGTAAAAGGTGAAACAAGTTTAAGTTTTCGTCAGCAACTTGCAGCAAAAGTATTTCGCCACACTGCAAGTTATGATGCTTTAATTGCACAATATTTGACAGAAGAATTTCCGGTAGAAAATGTAAAACCAGAAAAATTAACCTTGACTTACGACCTTAAACAAGGAATGCGTTATGGTGAAAATCCGCAACAAAATGCAGATTTTTATGAGTCAGGAATACCTACGACTTATTCAATTGCCCAAAGTAAGCAAATTCATGGTAAAGAACTAAGCTATAACAATGTTCGTGATGCAGATGCTGCTTTACAGATTGCAAGAGATTTTGAAGAACCAACAGTTGTAGCCCTCAAACATATGAATCCATGTGGGATTGGAAGAGCAACGGATATCGAAAAAGCTTGGGATTATGCCTATGAAGCAGACCCAGTTTCAATTTTCGGTGGAATTATTGTTTTAAATCGAGAAGTAACTTTGGCAACTGCGCAAAAAATGAGTAAGATTTTCCTTGAAATTATTATCGCACCCTCTTATAGCAAAGAAGCCTTGGAAGTTTTAAGTAAAAAGAAAAATATTCGACTTTTAACCGTTGATTTTTCTAAAAAAGAAGCCTCAGAAAAAGAAGTGCATGTAACAGGGGTTCTTGGAGGACTACTTGTTCAAAATCAAGATGTCATTGTTGAAAATCCAAAAGAATGGACAGTGGCGACTAAAGTTCAACCAACTGACAGACAAATGGAGGCCATGGAGTTTGCTTGGAAAGCAGTTAAGTTTGTCAAATCAAATGGGATTATTGTGACCAATGACCACCAGACGCTTGGTGTTGGTCCTGGCCAAACTAACCGTGTGGGCTCAGTAAAAATTGCCTTAGAGGCAACCGCTGATAAATCATTAGAACTTCAAGAAAATGCGGTTCTTGGTTCGGATGCCTTCTTCCCGTTTGCTGACAATATTGATGAAATTGCTAAGGCAGGAATTAAAGCAATCGTTCAACCAGGTGGCTCTGTACGTGACCAAGAAGTGATTGATGCCTGTGATAAATATGGAATTGCGATGGTTTTCACAGGACTTCGTCATTTTAGACATTAATAAAAAGTCTACCTTTAGGGTAGATTTTTTTCACTAATTTAATATTAAAATTTCTATTGTAAAATCATCTGTATATTGTCATTGAAAAAATTTTCAAGTTTCAGAACATTCATCTTTATCTCCTTTTCTGATATAATGTAGGGAATGCAAAGAATACATTTAGCAAAGGAAAAGAAATGACTGTACTACTTTTTGATATTGATAACACCTTACTTGATTTTGATAAAGCAGAATATGATGCTTTGGGAAAAATTTTTACCCACTATCAAATTGAAGATAATCAGGAAAATCGTGCGACTTACTCTCGTGAAAACAAAGCGCTTTGGCGTTTACACGAATCAGAAAAACTTTCACGTGAAGAACTTCTATCTACTCGATTTGACCATGCTTTTAGAGCTTTAAATGTGTCAGTAAATTATAATCCAGTTGCTGTTGATGATGAATATCAACTTTACTTATCACAAGGGCATGAACTGATTAATCATGCCAAAGAATTACTGACAGAGCTGTCAGCAAAAGAGGCAGAAATGTATGTGGTTAGTAATGGAACTTCACGTGTTTCTCGTCCGCGAATATTTGAGTCTGGAATTTCTGATCACTTTAGAGAAATCTTTATTAGTGAAGAAGTGGGTCATCATAAGCCTTCGCTTGCTTTCTTCGATTATGTCTTTGACCACATTGAAGCGGCCAATCAAAAGGAATTTACAATCGTTGGGGACTCCCTAGCAACTGATATTTTAGGAGGGAATAGAGCTGGAATAAAGACAATTTGGTATAATCCAAAACAATTGGAAGTTAGTGGAGAAGCACAACCAGATGTGCAAATCCAAGACCTATTAGAAATTCCAGCTTTGGTTAAAAATTGGTAATAAAAAACACTGTTTATTTTAACAGTGTTTTTTTATTATGCCTTCACTTTTTTTCTCAAAAATAGACTTAAAATGAAACCGAAGCTTACAAAAATAAGAAGTAAGTAGAAAGTATGATGGAAGGCAGTTAAATTCGCTTGTAAAGGAGAAAGTCCAGTCTGTTTTTTGATTTGACCACTTAAAAATGCTGTCAAAAAGGCAATGGCAAATGAGTTGACTACTTGCATCATTTCATTTGTTAGTGGAGTAACTCGACTGATATTTTTCATTGGAACAGATTGAAGGGCGTGATTATTAACTTGCATATTGACTAAACCTTGACTTAAACCAAGTAAAACAATAGCACAAAGTGTGAAAGCTAAAGAAGAACTAGGTTTAATTTGACTAAAAAGACTAAGACTTAGAGCTCCCAGAGTAAAACCCGGCAGAACTGCGGCTTTCGTCCCAAATTTATCAAAAATACGCCCACCGATTGTCATTCCTAAAAAACTAGCAATTGCCTGCGGAACCATGATTAGCCCTGTATTTTCAGAAGAAAGTCCAACGACATTTTGTAAGTAAAGTGGGACAAGAAGCATGGCCCCAAAAACAACGATTTGATTGAGCCACATGAGCGAAATTCCTTTTGTAAATTCAGAAATTGCAAAAGCTCGAAGGTGTAAAAGAGGATTCTCAACACGTAGTTCAACAATAATGAATAAAAGCAACATGATTATACCAAGGACTACAAAAGAGAGGGCAGTAGGATTTGACCAGCCTTTATCTGTCCCAACGTGTACACCATAAATTAAAATTGGAAAGGCAAATGGAGAAAGAAGAGCCCCTTTTAAATCAATTTTACTTGCTTTATTTGCAGGAAAATTGGGGAGAAAGAGGAGAACAAAGATTAGGGCTAGAACTCCAACCGGAAGATTAATCAAAAAGACAGTTGACCAATTGAAGTGTTTAACTAAGAAACCTGAAAGTGCAGGTCCTATTGTTGGAGCGAGCAACATTGGTAACCCTAGAAGGCCCATCATTGAACCTCGTTTTTCCATTGGAATAATTTTAAAAGACATCCCAATTCCGATTGGAGCAACAACGCCACCAGTTAAG from Lactococcus lactis carries:
- the hpt gene encoding hypoxanthine phosphoribosyltransferase, producing MHPHLKEVLFTREQIAERVKELAEVVSRDYEGKNPLVVGILKGSIMFTVDLLKELSIDAEVDFMDVTSYGYGISSSGEVRILKDLSTVAHGRDILIVEDIIDTGNTLLYLKKLLTGRQAHSVKIISLLDKPSGRKVDIDADYVGFEVPDAFIVGYGIDYAERYRQLPYIGIFNEEFLIKD
- the purH gene encoding bifunctional phosphoribosylaminoimidazolecarboxamide formyltransferase/IMP cyclohydrolase, which codes for MSKRALISVSDKEGIVEFAKKIREFGWEIISTGGTKAVLDQEEIPNIAIDEVTGFPEMMDGRLKTLHPLIHGALLGRRDLESHMESMTEHHISPIDLVVVNLYPFKETLLAGGSQAEMIEKIDIGGPSMLRSAAKNHASVTVVCDPNDYEKVLTELSVKGETSLSFRQQLAAKVFRHTASYDALIAQYLTEEFPVENVKPEKLTLTYDLKQGMRYGENPQQNADFYESGIPTTYSIAQSKQIHGKELSYNNVRDADAALQIARDFEEPTVVALKHMNPCGIGRATDIEKAWDYAYEADPVSIFGGIIVLNREVTLATAQKMSKIFLEIIIAPSYSKEALEVLSKKKNIRLLTVDFSKKEASEKEVHVTGVLGGLLVQNQDVIVENPKEWTVATKVQPTDRQMEAMEFAWKAVKFVKSNGIIVTNDHQTLGVGPGQTNRVGSVKIALEATADKSLELQENAVLGSDAFFPFADNIDEIAKAGIKAIVQPGGSVRDQEVIDACDKYGIAMVFTGLRHFRH
- a CDS encoding MDR family MFS transporter, whose product is MNNTNDFNLKKVLPAVLTIAIGMLLVMMDTTIMNVTLPHIQSAFHQNLSNSQWVITAYTLAMATVIPFAGFLGDRFSDKKVFALAIIFFTIASFLAANAHSLQSLIIWRIAQGLTGGVVAPIGIGMSFKIIPMEKRGSMMGLLGLPMLLAPTIGPALSGFLVKHFNWSTVFLINLPVGVLALIFVLLFLPNFPANKASKIDLKGALLSPFAFPILIYGVHVGTDKGWSNPTALSFVVLGIIMLLLFIIVELRVENPLLHLRAFAISEFTKGISLMWLNQIVVFGAMLLVPLYLQNVVGLSSENTGLIMVPQAIASFLGMTIGGRIFDKFGTKAAVLPGFTLGALSLSLFSQIKPSSSLAFTLCAIVLLGLSQGLVNMQVNNHALQSVPMKNISRVTPLTNEMMQVVNSFAIAFLTAFLSGQIKKQTGLSPLQANLTAFHHTFYLLLIFVSFGFILSLFLRKKVKA
- a CDS encoding YjjG family noncanonical pyrimidine nucleotidase — its product is MTVLLFDIDNTLLDFDKAEYDALGKIFTHYQIEDNQENRATYSRENKALWRLHESEKLSREELLSTRFDHAFRALNVSVNYNPVAVDDEYQLYLSQGHELINHAKELLTELSAKEAEMYVVSNGTSRVSRPRIFESGISDHFREIFISEEVGHHKPSLAFFDYVFDHIEAANQKEFTIVGDSLATDILGGNRAGIKTIWYNPKQLEVSGEAQPDVQIQDLLEIPALVKNW
- a CDS encoding TetR/AcrR family transcriptional regulator encodes the protein MAATNYSQTIKNDTKDFITTAILQLLGIQKTFEKPKNLAQLTVSNVCKRAGVSRMAFYRNFESIDQVIYQYYQPQISQSFEIIRQDVSASSKIENQLKFFEEFKSDLFLSESQGYEPIIRQIYIEEIEKFYEKTNDEYFITFVANGVYALWRKWLMNGQDKPIEEIHELIRRIVTI
- a CDS encoding NAD-dependent epimerase/dehydratase family protein, producing MTNTNKKTIVVTGGSGYIAMFIMIALLKKGYRVRATLRTMSRQEEVKKMMAQGGISDFTDLDFVQTDLTKEEGWSQAMTGVDSVIHVASPTPLQRPDADDLMVKMAVDGVKFVMKAAKKAGVKRVVLTSASGAVLAGHKDHPEIFTEKGWTNLDAPINAYQRSKTMAEMEFWKLAEAYGIEGASVLPTAVMGPILGNDFSHSSAAIKNMFEGKMPRLLNLAFDYVDVRDVADLHLLALEKNEAIGQRFIATSGQNITYKKQAEFLKKEFGTKAKKVSTQVIPDFLVKILARFDKSLAMPATFLGQNTACSNEKSVKLLGWKPRSGEAAIIQTAQTMLDLGVIKVD